The following proteins are co-located in the Lacticaseibacillus paracasei subsp. paracasei genome:
- the metG gene encoding methionine--tRNA ligase, with translation MASKPTFYVTTPIYYPSGKLHIGNAYTTIAADVLARYKRLMGYDVFFLTGTDEHGLKIEQKADKLGVTPQAYVDGMATQIKQLWKMLEITNDKFIRTTDKEHVEAVQTIVERLIKQGDVYLGEYTGWYSVEDEEYFTESQLSEVYRDQDGNVTGGKAPSGHEVQLVHEPSYFFKMSKYTDRLLKYYDEHLDFVQPASRKTEMINNFIKPGLEDLAMSRTSFNWGVQIPSDPKHVVYVWVDALLNYITALGYGSNDHALFDKYWPANVQLIGKEIVRFHIIYWPIILMALGLPLPKKIYAHGWLVMKDGKMSKSKGNAIYPDMIVERYGLDALRYYLMRAIPFGNDGIFTPEDFIDRINYDLANDLGNLLNRTIAMINKYEDGILPAFKPDVTPFDQDLGDVAQAALAQYHKLMDELRFSDALYQVWKIVSRANKYIDETEPWNLAKDPAKKDQLDAVMAHLAESLRLIALLIQPVMTHAPLQIFGQLGLDHENDDHKLVQWGALPAGVKVVEQGTPIFPRLDTEEEVAYIKSKMTPGTAKATVDEKTRKSEIEFKQFDKSEIRVAEILNVEPVKGADKLLKFTLDAGDEGTRQILSGIREFYPDYEKLKGKKVMAVVNLKPRKLKGEMSEGMLLSAESLDGKKITLLEVSENLENGSLVG, from the coding sequence ATGGCAAGCAAACCAACTTTTTACGTAACAACACCAATTTATTACCCATCTGGCAAACTACATATCGGCAACGCCTACACCACCATTGCAGCAGACGTGCTCGCACGGTATAAGCGGCTCATGGGCTACGACGTTTTCTTCCTAACTGGGACCGACGAACATGGCCTGAAAATCGAGCAAAAGGCTGATAAGTTAGGGGTGACGCCACAAGCTTATGTTGATGGCATGGCGACCCAAATCAAGCAGCTTTGGAAAATGCTTGAAATCACCAATGACAAGTTTATCCGGACCACTGACAAGGAACATGTCGAAGCCGTTCAAACGATTGTGGAACGTCTCATCAAACAAGGGGACGTCTATTTAGGCGAATACACTGGCTGGTACTCCGTTGAAGACGAGGAATACTTCACGGAATCTCAACTGTCGGAAGTTTATCGCGATCAAGACGGCAACGTGACCGGCGGGAAAGCGCCGTCTGGTCATGAAGTGCAGCTGGTTCACGAACCAAGCTACTTCTTCAAGATGAGCAAGTACACCGATCGCTTGTTGAAGTATTATGACGAGCATCTGGATTTTGTTCAACCGGCTTCACGCAAAACTGAAATGATCAATAACTTTATCAAACCGGGTCTGGAAGATCTGGCGATGAGCCGGACGAGCTTCAATTGGGGTGTCCAGATTCCATCCGATCCGAAGCACGTTGTTTACGTGTGGGTTGATGCGTTGCTGAACTATATTACCGCCCTAGGCTATGGCAGTAATGATCACGCTTTGTTTGACAAATACTGGCCAGCCAACGTCCAATTGATTGGTAAGGAGATTGTTCGTTTCCACATTATCTATTGGCCAATTATTTTAATGGCACTCGGCTTGCCGTTGCCAAAGAAAATTTATGCCCATGGCTGGCTAGTCATGAAAGATGGCAAAATGAGTAAGTCGAAAGGCAATGCCATTTATCCGGACATGATTGTTGAACGGTATGGCTTGGATGCCTTGCGGTATTACTTGATGCGCGCCATTCCGTTTGGTAATGATGGTATTTTCACACCAGAAGACTTTATTGACCGAATCAATTACGACTTGGCCAATGACCTCGGCAATCTGTTGAATCGGACCATTGCCATGATTAACAAGTATGAAGACGGTATTTTGCCAGCCTTTAAACCGGATGTAACGCCGTTTGATCAAGATCTTGGCGATGTGGCGCAGGCGGCTTTGGCGCAATATCACAAATTGATGGACGAGTTGCGTTTCTCCGATGCTTTGTATCAAGTCTGGAAAATTGTTTCCCGGGCGAACAAGTATATCGACGAAACGGAACCGTGGAATCTGGCCAAAGATCCTGCCAAAAAAGATCAGCTTGATGCTGTGATGGCTCACTTAGCCGAAAGCCTGCGTCTGATTGCTCTACTGATTCAACCAGTGATGACCCACGCACCATTGCAAATCTTCGGCCAACTTGGCTTGGATCATGAAAATGACGATCACAAGCTTGTCCAATGGGGCGCTTTGCCAGCTGGTGTCAAAGTAGTTGAACAAGGCACGCCAATCTTCCCGCGTCTTGATACGGAAGAAGAAGTGGCATATATCAAGAGCAAGATGACCCCCGGCACCGCAAAAGCAACCGTCGACGAAAAAACTCGGAAGTCAGAAATCGAGTTCAAACAATTCGATAAGAGCGAAATTCGGGTCGCAGAAATTTTGAATGTCGAACCGGTTAAAGGTGCTGACAAACTGTTGAAGTTCACGCTCGATGCTGGCGATGAAGGCACGCGGCAAATTCTTTCCGGCATTCGGGAATTTTACCCAGATTACGAGAAGCTAAAAGGTAAAAAGGTCATGGCTGTGGTCAACTTGAAGCCGCGCAAGCTAAAAGGCGAAATGTCTGAAGGCATGTTGTTGTCGGCTGAAAGTTTAGACGGCAAGAAAATCACTTTGCTGGAAGTCTCTGAGAACTTAGAGAATGGCAGCTTGGTTGGTTAA
- the pepI gene encoding proline iminopeptidase, whose protein sequence is MKIQEGYMPFHEYKTYYRIVGEPSADKAPLLLIHGGPGSSHNYFELMDDYAETGRQLIMYDQVGCGKSSLPEDPAVYVKETWAEELIALRKYLHLDELHMLGQSWGGMLEMYYLTSFDPQGIKSVMIDGSPSSIKLWIQEQHRLIKYLSYEDREAIAEAERTGDFTNVKYLAANDRYMEKYCWDDPDENSPEPLRRPTNGKRASLIAEGPNEFTENGTISDFDVTDQLKNIHVPVLVTNGTDDLCTPLIAKTVVDHIPNAKWHLFANSRHLALLDQHDEFISVLDHWLAAND, encoded by the coding sequence ATGAAAATCCAAGAAGGCTACATGCCGTTTCATGAATATAAAACTTATTACCGAATCGTTGGCGAACCTAGTGCTGATAAGGCGCCGTTGTTACTGATTCACGGCGGACCGGGGTCGTCGCATAATTATTTTGAACTCATGGACGACTATGCCGAAACCGGCCGGCAACTGATTATGTACGACCAAGTCGGCTGCGGGAAGTCGTCACTACCAGAAGATCCGGCGGTTTATGTTAAAGAAACTTGGGCAGAAGAGTTGATCGCCTTACGAAAGTACCTGCACCTCGATGAGCTTCACATGCTTGGTCAATCATGGGGCGGTATGCTGGAAATGTATTATCTAACCAGCTTCGATCCTCAAGGTATCAAGAGTGTGATGATTGACGGCTCGCCGTCATCTATTAAGTTGTGGATTCAGGAACAACATCGCCTGATCAAATACCTGAGTTATGAAGATCGCGAAGCCATCGCAGAAGCAGAACGAACCGGCGACTTTACGAATGTGAAATATCTGGCGGCCAATGATCGCTACATGGAAAAGTACTGCTGGGATGATCCGGATGAAAACTCACCTGAACCGCTACGCCGGCCAACTAACGGCAAACGCGCCAGTTTAATTGCTGAAGGCCCCAATGAATTTACTGAAAATGGGACGATTAGCGACTTCGATGTAACCGATCAGCTCAAAAACATTCACGTTCCGGTTTTGGTGACCAATGGGACTGATGACCTCTGCACGCCGCTTATTGCGAAAACAGTTGTCGATCATATTCCTAACGCCAAATGGCATCTCTTCGCCAACAGTCGGCATTTGGCGCTGCTTGACCAACATGATGAATTTATCAGTGTTTTGGATCACTGGTTAGCAGCAAATGATTAG
- a CDS encoding DUF72 domain-containing protein translates to MINVGLTSVADHPELATRGNRSTFSDYAQHFPVLELDTTFYGLKPVEQVRHWQAQVPSGFQFIIKATRTMTKHEESADTVADFSKFNDMVAPLVASHQLQAVLCQFPPYFGVTAENVRYLQQLNRLLPDLPVAIEFRHPSWYLPAYRANTMALLQAAGDIHVIVDEAQTTSGSVPLVPIATNADLTMMRLHGRNPAWGRTGAKTTERTNYRYSKEELQQFGIIAQHLKSKNVTVIFNNNGGHDAAANAQSLIDLLGLDFPGLAPRQLDLF, encoded by the coding sequence ATGATTAATGTTGGTTTGACGAGTGTAGCCGATCATCCAGAATTAGCGACGCGCGGCAATCGGAGTACGTTTTCGGATTACGCTCAGCATTTTCCTGTACTGGAGTTGGACACGACGTTTTATGGATTGAAGCCTGTGGAACAGGTTCGCCACTGGCAGGCTCAAGTGCCATCTGGGTTTCAGTTCATAATTAAAGCGACGCGAACCATGACGAAACACGAAGAAAGTGCAGACACAGTCGCTGACTTTTCCAAATTTAATGATATGGTGGCACCGCTGGTTGCAAGCCATCAGTTGCAGGCGGTGCTGTGCCAATTTCCGCCATATTTTGGCGTGACCGCAGAAAATGTACGCTACTTGCAGCAACTAAATCGTTTACTGCCGGATTTACCTGTTGCCATTGAATTTCGTCATCCTAGCTGGTATTTGCCGGCCTATCGTGCCAACACGATGGCGCTGTTGCAAGCAGCCGGCGACATTCACGTGATCGTTGATGAAGCGCAGACGACCAGCGGCTCAGTGCCGCTTGTGCCAATTGCAACGAATGCCGATTTAACCATGATGCGCTTGCATGGCCGAAATCCGGCATGGGGTCGAACCGGCGCCAAAACGACTGAAAGAACCAATTATCGTTACAGCAAAGAAGAACTGCAGCAGTTTGGTATCATCGCGCAGCATTTGAAAAGTAAAAATGTTACTGTCATCTTCAACAATAATGGTGGTCACGATGCTGCAGCCAATGCGCAAAGTTTGATCGATTTGTTGGGTCTGGACTTTCCGGGTCTTGCCCCACGACAATTAGATCTGTTTTGA
- a CDS encoding NUDIX hydrolase, translated as MVKKYTLVTVETPSGWLLINRTNPPYRGMWNTLGGKFLPNETPATCASRELQEESHIIIPPYDLINGGRVFWHVDGELRAELFAFFGHTEDELVMPRATREGILATFSKDWLLADNPGLVPDLQPLLHYALNGERHDYASYFTGDRLEDFRIADGEIDD; from the coding sequence ATGGTCAAAAAATATACCTTAGTCACTGTCGAAACCCCAAGCGGCTGGTTGCTAATTAATCGGACGAATCCACCATATCGTGGCATGTGGAATACATTGGGCGGGAAATTCCTGCCTAATGAAACCCCAGCTACTTGCGCCTCACGTGAATTGCAGGAAGAAAGTCACATTATTATTCCCCCGTATGATCTGATCAATGGCGGGCGTGTGTTCTGGCATGTTGATGGTGAGTTGCGGGCCGAACTTTTTGCCTTCTTTGGCCACACGGAAGACGAGCTGGTGATGCCGCGAGCCACTCGGGAGGGCATTTTAGCGACTTTTTCAAAAGATTGGTTGTTAGCGGATAATCCCGGCTTGGTACCAGATTTACAGCCGCTGTTGCACTATGCGCTGAATGGCGAACGCCATGATTATGCATCTTATTTTACCGGCGATCGGTTAGAAGATTTTCGCATCGCGGATGGTGAAATTGATGATTAA
- a CDS encoding lactate/malate family dehydrogenase: protein MARTIGIIGIGHVGVTTAFNLVSKGVADKLVLIDKKAELAEGESFDLKDALGGLPTYTDIVVNDYDALKDADVVISAVGNIGAISNGDRIGETKTSKVALDDVAPKLKASGFHGVLLDITNPCDAVTSYWQYLLDLPKSQIIGTGTSLDTYRMRRAVADTLHVNVADVRGYNMGEHGESQFTAWSTVRVNNEPIAEYAKVDYDQLADDARAGGWKIYQAKHYTSYGIATIATEMTQAIISDAHRIFPCANYDPEFGIAIGHPAMIGKQGVIKTPTLKLTDEERAKYVHSAGIIKDTFEKMK from the coding sequence ATGGCAAGAACAATTGGTATTATTGGTATTGGACACGTAGGTGTGACCACGGCTTTTAATCTTGTCAGCAAAGGGGTTGCTGACAAGTTAGTCTTGATTGATAAAAAGGCTGAACTTGCTGAAGGCGAAAGCTTTGACTTGAAGGATGCGCTTGGCGGCTTGCCCACTTATACTGACATTGTTGTCAACGATTATGATGCTTTGAAAGATGCTGATGTGGTTATTTCCGCGGTCGGCAATATTGGCGCCATTTCAAATGGTGATCGAATTGGAGAAACCAAGACTTCAAAAGTAGCACTAGATGACGTCGCTCCAAAACTGAAGGCGTCTGGCTTCCATGGTGTTTTGCTAGATATCACCAATCCATGTGATGCTGTCACGAGTTACTGGCAATATCTCCTAGATTTACCGAAGTCTCAAATTATTGGGACTGGGACTTCGCTGGATACTTATCGGATGCGACGGGCGGTTGCCGATACCTTGCATGTGAATGTTGCTGACGTGCGTGGTTACAATATGGGCGAACATGGCGAATCGCAATTTACCGCTTGGTCAACAGTACGGGTCAATAATGAACCGATTGCTGAATATGCGAAGGTGGATTACGACCAGCTTGCCGATGATGCGCGGGCAGGCGGTTGGAAGATTTATCAGGCTAAGCATTATACGAGCTACGGTATCGCCACCATCGCGACTGAAATGACACAGGCGATCATCAGCGATGCACATCGCATCTTCCCATGCGCTAATTACGATCCAGAATTCGGTATTGCTATCGGTCATCCAGCCATGATCGGTAAACAAGGTGTTATCAAGACGCCAACGTTGAAGTTGACAGATGAAGAGCGTGCTAAGTATGTTCACTCTGCCGGTATCATTAAGGATACCTTTGAAAAAATGAAGTAG
- a CDS encoding TMEM175 family protein yields MNKGRLEAFTDAVIAIILTILVLELQPPHSGSLASLWQLRGVFAIYLVSFLTLIVYWNNHHHLFQLVELIDWRVMWANSFFMLVVSMFPFATSWVGEGHVGTFGPELAYGFVILMANISYVLLVQTLIRVNGPTSALADLYRQRHNWKAAASVAIALVAMLLALLWPPLTIILDLLMLLLWAIPDQRIERHLMADSKKKSRQ; encoded by the coding sequence ATGAATAAAGGACGGCTTGAGGCGTTTACAGATGCGGTTATCGCCATTATCCTGACGATTCTGGTGTTAGAATTGCAACCGCCGCACAGCGGATCATTGGCTTCGTTATGGCAACTACGCGGTGTTTTTGCCATTTATCTAGTGTCGTTTTTGACACTCATTGTTTACTGGAATAATCATCATCACTTGTTTCAACTGGTCGAACTAATCGATTGGCGGGTGATGTGGGCGAACTCTTTCTTCATGCTGGTTGTGTCAATGTTTCCATTCGCCACTAGCTGGGTAGGCGAAGGACACGTAGGGACATTTGGCCCTGAATTGGCCTATGGGTTTGTGATCTTGATGGCCAATATCAGCTATGTGCTATTAGTGCAAACCCTGATTCGCGTCAATGGACCAACATCGGCATTAGCAGACTTATATCGGCAGCGGCACAACTGGAAAGCAGCGGCCTCAGTCGCGATTGCACTTGTTGCGATGTTATTGGCTTTGCTTTGGCCGCCGTTGACGATCATACTAGACTTATTGATGTTGCTGCTATGGGCGATTCCGGATCAGCGCATTGAACGTCACTTGATGGCTGATTCAAAAAAGAAATCACGCCAATGA
- a CDS encoding NAD-dependent protein deacylase, whose amino-acid sequence MFDLQTAIQQAKHVTFMTGAGVSTASGIPDYRSKGGLYADQVDLEYALSIDNLQAHHEDFHKFVVNNMYFPAAKPNVIHEKMATITNQKGTIVTQNVDGLDRKAGAEHVVEFHGNLYRIYCQTCHKHFDYETYLKSDVHAADGGILRPDIVLYGEPINPDTVSAAIEAISTADLLIVVGTSFVVYPFAGLIGYAQPEATIVAVNREKIALPEGAHMVQGDAVDVFAKLVV is encoded by the coding sequence ATGTTTGATCTGCAAACTGCAATTCAGCAGGCGAAGCATGTGACATTCATGACTGGGGCAGGGGTCTCAACGGCATCAGGGATTCCGGATTATCGTTCCAAGGGCGGGCTATACGCCGATCAAGTCGATCTGGAATATGCACTGTCTATTGATAATTTACAAGCACATCATGAAGATTTTCATAAGTTTGTTGTCAATAATATGTACTTTCCAGCGGCTAAACCGAACGTTATTCACGAGAAAATGGCAACCATCACCAATCAAAAAGGTACGATTGTTACGCAGAATGTTGACGGCCTCGATCGTAAGGCCGGTGCAGAGCATGTTGTTGAATTTCATGGCAATCTTTATCGCATTTATTGCCAAACTTGTCACAAGCATTTTGACTACGAGACCTATCTGAAAAGTGATGTTCATGCAGCTGACGGTGGTATTTTGCGACCAGATATTGTGTTGTATGGTGAACCAATCAATCCCGATACCGTCAGTGCGGCGATCGAAGCCATTTCAACTGCAGATTTGCTGATCGTGGTGGGAACAAGCTTCGTGGTTTATCCATTTGCGGGGTTGATTGGCTATGCGCAACCAGAGGCGACCATTGTCGCTGTGAACCGTGAAAAGATCGCTTTGCCAGAAGGAGCGCATATGGTGCAGGGGGATGCGGTGGACGTATTTGCGAAGCTGGTAGTCTGA
- a CDS encoding YbhB/YbcL family Raf kinase inhibitor-like protein yields MKLSVPLINGQLADRYGKHASGSDVKNGYPITSFPFTIEGAPAETVSFALWFLDYDAVPVGGLPWIHWNAANIPADSTTFPAGASHTNKVTMVEGKNATAGHLVGNTDPFTQAGYVGPQPPDKDHDYTLIVFALDTELPLQAGFWLNEARHAMKGHILAQAEIDLPSRV; encoded by the coding sequence ATGAAACTATCCGTACCACTTATCAATGGTCAACTTGCCGATCGCTATGGCAAGCATGCAAGCGGCAGTGACGTTAAAAATGGCTATCCCATTACGAGTTTTCCTTTTACGATTGAGGGTGCCCCTGCCGAAACTGTCAGTTTTGCACTTTGGTTCCTTGACTACGATGCTGTACCGGTTGGCGGCCTACCATGGATTCATTGGAATGCGGCCAATATTCCCGCCGACAGCACAACATTCCCAGCAGGCGCCAGTCATACCAATAAGGTGACAATGGTCGAAGGCAAGAACGCCACCGCTGGCCACCTCGTCGGCAACACCGACCCGTTCACACAGGCTGGTTATGTCGGCCCGCAACCACCAGATAAAGATCACGATTATACCTTAATCGTCTTTGCATTGGATACGGAATTGCCACTGCAAGCTGGCTTTTGGCTAAATGAAGCTCGGCACGCGATGAAGGGTCACATATTAGCACAAGCAGAAATTGATCTGCCTTCGCGCGTTTAA
- a CDS encoding DUF1002 domain-containing protein, with the protein MKKFMKWLGLAVAGLALLTAAPHVVRADTWSQPVATIGSSLTADQKSGTLSTLQNAAGVNNASQLTVNGATLVKYLNPSGSTFTESSGVWSSALVQKTDNGGINVKIVPYNGTNNITTITADQYRNAALTAGVSNANLYITSAVRIDGSGALAGVYAAFAQNGENLNNQQINAAQQEVNTLSSITQANKDKDGYSDKQLNNAVAGAKQQMASQSNNGQQTLSQNQIGNIVDSQLKQNNLTTIINNNQRQLIINLLVNVQKAGSLKNNDFKAQAGKLADSIQNSAKGLFDKLNKSLNTEENRNFLQKIWDGIVSFFNGIAQWIQSLIK; encoded by the coding sequence ATGAAAAAATTTATGAAATGGCTAGGTCTGGCCGTTGCAGGCTTGGCCTTGCTAACCGCAGCACCGCATGTGGTGCGAGCCGATACTTGGTCACAACCAGTGGCAACAATTGGTTCCTCACTGACTGCTGATCAAAAAAGCGGCACCTTGAGCACTTTACAAAATGCTGCCGGGGTCAACAATGCCAGTCAACTGACCGTGAATGGGGCCACACTGGTGAAGTACCTCAATCCTTCAGGTAGTACTTTTACTGAAAGCTCAGGCGTCTGGTCTAGCGCGTTGGTTCAAAAGACTGATAATGGGGGCATTAATGTCAAAATCGTCCCTTATAATGGCACCAATAACATCACCACCATCACCGCTGATCAATATCGTAATGCGGCATTAACCGCTGGGGTTAGCAATGCCAACCTCTACATTACCAGCGCGGTTAGAATTGATGGTTCAGGTGCCTTGGCAGGGGTTTATGCGGCTTTTGCTCAAAATGGCGAAAATTTGAATAACCAGCAAATCAATGCTGCTCAGCAGGAAGTCAACACCTTGAGTTCGATCACCCAAGCGAATAAGGACAAAGATGGCTATTCTGACAAGCAGCTCAATAATGCCGTGGCGGGTGCGAAACAGCAAATGGCCAGTCAAAGTAACAATGGTCAGCAGACTTTGTCCCAAAATCAGATCGGTAACATCGTAGACAGTCAGCTTAAACAGAATAATTTAACAACGATTATTAACAACAATCAGCGGCAATTGATCATTAACTTACTAGTGAACGTTCAAAAAGCCGGTTCACTAAAGAACAATGACTTTAAAGCACAGGCAGGGAAGCTGGCCGATTCCATTCAGAATTCTGCTAAAGGCTTGTTTGATAAACTCAATAAGAGCCTGAACACTGAAGAAAATCGGAATTTCCTGCAAAAAATCTGGGATGGCATCGTGAGTTTCTTTAATGGTATCGCTCAATGGATTCAGAGCCTGATCAAATAA
- the ppx gene encoding exopolyphosphatase, producing MTHHFAVIDLGSNSARMTIWEIEQEVVKPIKRLKEMVRLSEDMGPDRVLQPAAMDRTLKALQGFKTELNKYADIDLKAVATAAVRQAKNQKEFLKRVKNEAGLIINVIPGTREAEYDFLGVINTLPIQNALIMDTGGASTELILVQNRKLQHLVSIPFGSVNLSERFLNPDVISAPEYFALSTFIHETFNSIWWLRRAQNLPIIALGGSNRTLAKIERRKEKMADFEAIHGYRMPTKQANAIFKEILGADLATRESIPGLSKFRADIIVGGLMPVISMIRYLDSDRLTFSQFGLREGALYDHLNTRAVTQREH from the coding sequence ATGACGCATCATTTTGCAGTAATTGATCTTGGCAGTAACTCAGCTCGGATGACGATCTGGGAAATCGAGCAAGAGGTTGTCAAGCCGATCAAACGGCTCAAAGAAATGGTGCGATTGTCTGAGGACATGGGGCCAGATCGCGTTTTGCAGCCCGCAGCAATGGATCGCACTCTGAAAGCCTTGCAGGGGTTTAAGACGGAGCTGAATAAGTATGCTGATATTGATTTAAAGGCGGTTGCAACAGCTGCTGTCCGCCAAGCCAAGAATCAAAAAGAATTCCTCAAACGGGTGAAGAACGAGGCGGGGTTGATCATCAATGTGATTCCGGGAACGCGTGAAGCCGAGTATGACTTTTTAGGCGTCATCAACACCTTGCCGATTCAAAACGCCTTAATTATGGACACAGGCGGTGCCTCAACCGAATTGATTCTGGTTCAAAATCGGAAGTTGCAACATCTGGTATCGATTCCTTTTGGTTCGGTCAACCTGTCCGAACGGTTTTTGAATCCGGATGTGATTTCGGCGCCGGAGTATTTTGCCTTAAGTACGTTTATTCATGAGACTTTTAACAGCATCTGGTGGCTGCGGCGAGCACAGAATTTGCCGATTATCGCGCTTGGCGGAAGCAATCGGACGTTGGCGAAAATCGAACGACGTAAGGAAAAAATGGCTGATTTTGAGGCGATTCACGGCTATCGGATGCCGACAAAGCAGGCCAATGCGATTTTTAAGGAAATTCTTGGTGCAGATTTGGCCACGCGGGAGTCAATTCCGGGGCTGTCAAAGTTTCGCGCTGATATTATCGTGGGCGGTTTGATGCCGGTTATCTCGATGATTCGTTATCTAGACTCGGATCGTCTCACCTTCTCACAGTTTGGCTTGCGAGAAGGCGCGCTGTACGATCATTTGAACACGCGTGCAGTGACACAGCGTGAGCATTAG